The Candidatus Manganitrophaceae bacterium genomic interval ATTTTTGTGAATAGTGCAACATGTTCAACACAAACTACTTACAATGTTTTTTCGACTTGTTTTTGAATTAGTTGTCCAAACAATTGAATTAGTTGTCCAAACAATTTCGGCCTTTTGAATTAGTTGTCCAAACAATTGAATTAGTTGTCCAAACCCAAATCAAAGTTATTCACAATCCAAACTTCATTAGTTGTCCAAACAATTGAATTAGTTGTCTATACCCTTAATGCGTTTTTTTAAAGGCTCTGAATGGACCTGAATTCCTCTGAGTTTTCCAAACAAAATCCGACTTGAGAAAACATCGATTTCTCGAAGATCCACCCCACCGTGAGAGGCGGTAATACAGTGACTATCCGGGGCCGAAAATATCCATGATTCAGTGAATGCAAACTCCGATTGATATGTGGCCTCTGATACGAGTTGATAACTCAAAACTCTTCGAATTTAAATTCTAGACAACTACATTTAATGTAGTTACATTATGTAGATACTTAAAATTAAGCGAAAAGGCTACAAACGTTGGAATTTGAATGGAATGAAAAGAAGAATCTAGCCAACAGAGAGAAGCACGGGATTACCTTCGATGAAGCGGCATTGATTTTTGAAGGACCGACGTTTACGAGAATCGATGATCGCAAAGACTATGGAGAAATCCGGACGATTAGCATTGGGAAGTTGGTCGAAAAGGTTGTGGTGACAGTTATCCACACCACGAGGGATGGCCGAATCCGTATTATTTCAGCACGTTTGGCTAACCGTATAGAAAGGAAGAAATATAATGTCTACTGTTCGAAAATCACTTAAAGAGCTGTCCATATCAAAAGAAAGATTGGGGCAGTTAAACTCTATTCGCGATAAGGACATCGACTACAGCGACATTCCCAAGCTGGACGAAGACTTCTGGAAGAAGGCTGAACTGGTAATGCCGTCCGGGAAAAAACAGTTAACCGTTCGCTTGGATGCAGACGTTTTGGCGTGGTTGAAAAGTCAGGGCAAAGGATACCATAGCCGTATTAACGCCATTTTGCGGTCTTATTATGTAGCCCATAGGGAAGAGTCCCGCTGACTTCCCTCCAAGGGTTGATACACCCTTCGCAGTTTTCGGGCGGTGTTTACATCCATACCGTGAAACGAAACATACCGGGATTACCCTGTCCTTCCCCAATAGACCCTGATCGTAGCCTGCATGAAGGCGTTCAGACGTCTGAATAAAGAGAACAGCACAAAGTCATGGGTCAGGCCACAGCCTTTGTTCTGCTCTTCCAAACGAGGAGTTTTCCCGGCCTTCCAATCTTTTCAAAACCAAAGGAGAGCAGGGGGGAATTCGATCGCATTTTACGCCAGTTCCAACCGCTTTATCCTGATAGATCCTGAATTCAAACGGGCTTGGGCCAGATCATATGCAGTCTGCATTGCAAGCCACGTATCGGCTGTGCTTCCGAATGCTTGCTCAAGACGAATTGCCATCTCCGGTGATATTCCTGCCTTACCGTTGATTACTGCACTTAAAGCTGGACGGCCAACTCCTAAAACCTTCGCAGCTTCGGTTACCGTCAAGTTCAACGGCTCCAAACAAGCATGTTTAATGGAGCGTCCGGGGTGGGGTGGATTCTTCATCGGCATTATTTTATTCTCCTTTTCCTAATGGTAGTCCAGTAGATCGACTTCGTAGGCGTTTCCGTTCTCAAAACGAAATATGACCCGGAAATTTCCGGACACTTTAACGCTCCAGAACCCTTTCAGTGCTCCCGTGAGTTTATGCAATCGATACCCGGGAAGATTCATGTGCTGAGCTTCTTTCGACACA includes:
- a CDS encoding BrnT family toxin: MEFEWNEKKNLANREKHGITFDEAALIFEGPTFTRIDDRKDYGEIRTISIGKLVEKVVVTVIHTTRDGRIRIISARLANRIERKKYNVYCSKIT
- a CDS encoding 3-oxoacyl-ACP synthase, whose product is MSTVRKSLKELSISKERLGQLNSIRDKDIDYSDIPKLDEDFWKKAELVMPSGKKQLTVRLDADVLAWLKSQGKGYHSRINAILRSYYVAHREESR
- the higA gene encoding addiction module antidote protein, HigA family, with the protein product MPMKNPPHPGRSIKHACLEPLNLTVTEAAKVLGVGRPALSAVINGKAGISPEMAIRLEQAFGSTADTWLAMQTAYDLAQARLNSGSIRIKRLELA
- a CDS encoding peptidase, coding for MINSFRHRGLKRLYEQGDRSKLPPAQVNRIEEIIFQLDVSKEAQHMNLPGYRLHKLTGALKGFWSVKVSGNFRVIFRFENGNAYEVDLLDYH